From Leptotrichia wadei, one genomic window encodes:
- a CDS encoding SWIM zinc finger family protein — translation MAPNASAISNAKKLCDKGAFLRLWRSADDTLYMGECKGSGKSNYTVSVDFIDEENPVTRCTCPSRQFPCKHGLALLFEILKEEKFEECEIPEDILAKREKKEKSKAKKANEEKETKKKSPSKTSKAARTKKIKKQFEGLDLIKKISSQLLKVGLSAMGSISITEYRDIVKQLGDYYLPGPQVLFQRLLLEIQAYKEDQDKGHYQTALECLKKLRAIEKKGREFLNEQLEKNDPELTDNTLYEDLGGVWKLTQLNDLGLKKENARLVQLSFEVNYDEASKIFTDCGYWIDLESGEVSYTANYRPRSAMKYIKQENSNFSLLTVPTLTFYPGGVNKRIRWDAASFDKIESSCYKEIKKHAQNIDHAVKIAKNELKNILTNNEVALLLEFEKIMFVEEEGKKKYILIDKNQKMIELRDKKNKEFSENFYELLPNECLENQVMFVKLFYEGRNIYAQAQSIITDDKIIRFGF, via the coding sequence ATGGCTCCGAATGCTTCGGCAATTTCAAATGCAAAAAAACTTTGCGATAAAGGGGCATTTTTGAGATTATGGCGTTCTGCTGATGATACTTTGTATATGGGTGAATGTAAAGGAAGTGGAAAATCGAATTATACGGTTTCAGTAGATTTTATTGATGAGGAAAATCCTGTTACACGATGTACTTGTCCAAGCAGACAATTTCCTTGTAAGCATGGATTAGCTTTGTTATTTGAGATATTGAAAGAAGAAAAATTTGAGGAGTGTGAAATACCAGAAGATATTTTAGCAAAGAGAGAAAAAAAGGAAAAATCGAAGGCTAAAAAGGCAAACGAGGAAAAGGAAACTAAAAAGAAATCTCCTTCAAAGACATCTAAAGCAGCTAGAACAAAGAAAATTAAAAAGCAATTTGAAGGGCTAGATTTGATAAAGAAAATAAGTTCGCAATTATTGAAAGTTGGACTTTCTGCAATGGGAAGCATTTCGATTACAGAGTATAGAGATATTGTAAAGCAATTGGGAGATTATTATTTGCCGGGACCACAAGTTTTGTTTCAAAGATTACTTTTGGAAATTCAGGCGTATAAAGAGGATCAAGATAAGGGACATTATCAGACAGCTTTAGAATGTTTGAAAAAGTTAAGGGCGATTGAGAAAAAAGGTAGAGAGTTTTTGAATGAGCAACTTGAAAAAAATGATCCAGAATTGACGGATAATACGTTGTATGAGGATTTAGGAGGCGTGTGGAAGTTAACTCAGTTGAATGATTTGGGGTTAAAAAAGGAAAATGCGAGATTGGTGCAGCTTTCATTTGAAGTGAATTATGATGAGGCTAGTAAGATTTTTACAGATTGTGGATACTGGATTGATTTAGAGAGTGGGGAAGTGTCATATACTGCCAATTATAGACCTCGTTCGGCGATGAAATATATTAAGCAGGAAAATTCTAATTTTTCATTATTGACGGTGCCTACATTAACTTTTTATCCAGGTGGAGTTAATAAGAGAATAAGATGGGATGCTGCTAGTTTTGATAAAATTGAAAGTTCTTGTTACAAAGAGATAAAAAAACATGCTCAAAATATAGATCATGCTGTAAAAATTGCTAAAAATGAATTAAAAAATATTTTGACAAATAATGAAGTGGCTTTATTACTAGAATTTGAAAAAATTATGTTTGTTGAAGAAGAAGGTAAGAAAAAATATATTTTAATTGATAAAAATCAAAAGATGATAGAGCTTAGAGATAAGAAAAATAAGGAATTTTCAGAAAATTTCTATGAACTTTTGCCAAATGAATGTTTGGAAAATCAAGTGATGTTTGTAAAATTATTTTATGAAGGTAGAAATATTTATGCCCAAGCACAAAGTATCATAACTGATGATAAAATTATTCGTTTTGGATTTTAG
- the ychF gene encoding redox-regulated ATPase YchF, which produces MIGIGIVGLPNVGKSTLFNAITKTQNAEAANYPFATIEPNVGLVSVPDPRLKELEKIINPERTVGATVEFVDIAGLVKGASKGEGLGNQFLSNIRNTAAICQVVRCFDDDNIIHVEGSVDPIRDIETINTELIFADLETVERAIQKNQKLARGGNAEGKELLAVLERCKAHLEEFKLLKTLEFTQREEELIKVYQFLTVKPMMFAANISEDDLTSGTENDYVKKVREFAKQYDSEVVTFSAKVEAELIEIEDEEERQMFIDELGIKEPSLNRLIRAGFKLLGLITYFTAGVKEVRAWTIKQGTNAQKSASEIHTDIEKGFIRAEVVSFDKFIELNGWNGSKEKGAMRLEGKEYIVQDGDVMFFRFNV; this is translated from the coding sequence ATGATAGGAATAGGAATTGTAGGATTACCAAATGTAGGAAAATCAACATTATTTAATGCAATAACAAAGACACAAAATGCAGAAGCAGCAAATTATCCGTTTGCGACAATTGAGCCAAATGTGGGTCTTGTGAGTGTACCAGATCCACGACTAAAAGAATTGGAAAAAATTATTAATCCAGAGAGAACAGTTGGAGCGACAGTTGAATTTGTGGATATTGCAGGGCTTGTAAAAGGTGCTTCTAAAGGGGAAGGGCTTGGTAATCAGTTTTTGTCAAATATTAGAAACACGGCTGCGATTTGCCAAGTTGTGAGATGTTTTGACGATGACAACATTATTCATGTGGAAGGAAGCGTTGATCCAATTAGAGATATTGAAACAATCAATACGGAACTTATTTTTGCTGATTTGGAAACTGTTGAAAGAGCAATTCAGAAAAACCAGAAACTGGCTCGTGGCGGAAACGCTGAAGGAAAGGAATTACTTGCAGTTCTTGAAAGATGTAAGGCACATTTGGAAGAATTTAAATTGTTAAAAACTTTAGAATTTACTCAAAGAGAAGAAGAATTAATAAAAGTTTATCAATTTTTGACAGTAAAACCAATGATGTTTGCGGCAAATATTTCTGAAGATGACTTGACAAGCGGGACTGAGAATGACTATGTAAAAAAAGTTAGGGAATTTGCAAAACAGTATGACAGCGAAGTTGTGACTTTTTCAGCAAAAGTGGAGGCTGAATTAATTGAAATTGAAGATGAAGAAGAAAGACAAATGTTCATTGATGAACTTGGAATTAAAGAGCCAAGTTTAAATAGATTAATTCGTGCTGGATTTAAATTATTGGGATTAATTACATATTTTACGGCTGGAGTGAAGGAAGTCAGAGCTTGGACAATTAAGCAAGGAACAAATGCACAAAAATCAGCTAGTGAAATTCATACGGATATTGAAAAAGGATTTATTCGGGCAGAAGTTGTTTCGTTTGATAAATTTATTGAGCTAAATGGATGGAATGGATCTAAAGAGAAAGGTGCAATGAGGCTTGAAGGGAAAGAGTATATTGTGCAAGATGGGGATGTTATGTTCTTTAGATTTAATGTTTAA
- a CDS encoding uracil-DNA glycosylase, whose product MWNDLKLEIDICTKCILERTRINPIVGEGNEKAEVLFVLDSVSEEEDIKQQLLNDKNGKYFKRFLEYSKLDLKKCYFTTLTKCSSHGNLIEQESISQCNEFLITQIALINPKYIVTVGERATRSLLENDEKEDIKDLVGKVFDFYGEIKIVPIYDISYLFKATDKEKWKLIKILEKL is encoded by the coding sequence ATGTGGAATGACTTAAAATTAGAAATCGACATCTGTACTAAATGTATTTTGGAAAGAACTCGAATTAATCCGATTGTCGGAGAAGGGAATGAAAAGGCAGAGGTACTGTTTGTATTGGATAGCGTAAGTGAGGAAGAGGATATAAAGCAGCAGCTTCTTAATGACAAAAATGGAAAATATTTTAAAAGATTTTTGGAATATTCAAAGCTAGATTTGAAGAAATGCTACTTTACAACACTTACAAAATGCAGTTCTCATGGGAATTTAATCGAGCAGGAAAGCATTTCGCAATGCAATGAGTTTTTGATAACGCAAATTGCCTTGATAAATCCCAAATATATTGTAACAGTTGGAGAAAGAGCGACTAGATCGCTTTTGGAAAATGATGAAAAAGAGGATATAAAGGATTTAGTTGGAAAAGTATTTGATTTTTACGGAGAAATTAAGATTGTGCCGATTTATGATATTTCCTATTTGTTTAAGGCAACAGACAAGGAAAAGTGGAAATTGATAAAAATTTTAGAAAAATTATAA
- a CDS encoding MBL fold metallo-hydrolase — protein MKFSSLGSGSSGNSSYIEMGNKKFLVDAGFSGKKIAEKLNNIEKRIEDITGIFVTHEHSDHIQGLGVVSRKYDIPIYLHEMTYSVIREKIGKIDKKNLNFIRKDKVVIGDCVINNFEVMHDAKKCLGYTFEYKEKKLSYASDVGCVNNIIKENLKNSDVIVLESNYDYNMLMTGPYHWELKNRVKGRNGHLSNAEASKLIAQVLNEKLKKVYLMHISKDNNTPELAYNSLYEILERENKSHLEIEVIDEKGTEIYKI, from the coding sequence ATGAAATTTTCAAGTTTGGGAAGTGGAAGCAGCGGAAATTCCAGCTATATTGAGATGGGGAATAAGAAATTTTTGGTAGATGCAGGATTTAGCGGGAAAAAAATTGCGGAAAAATTGAATAATATTGAAAAGAGAATTGAAGATATAACTGGGATATTTGTAACGCATGAGCATTCTGACCATATTCAGGGGCTTGGAGTTGTGTCGAGAAAATATGATATTCCAATTTATCTTCATGAAATGACTTATAGCGTTATTAGGGAAAAAATTGGGAAAATTGATAAAAAGAATTTGAATTTTATAAGGAAAGACAAAGTTGTAATCGGAGATTGTGTAATTAATAATTTTGAAGTAATGCACGATGCTAAAAAATGCTTAGGATATACGTTTGAGTATAAAGAGAAGAAATTATCTTATGCTAGCGATGTTGGATGTGTGAACAATATTATTAAGGAAAATCTGAAAAATAGCGATGTAATCGTTCTGGAAAGTAACTATGACTATAATATGCTGATGACAGGACCTTACCATTGGGAACTTAAAAATCGTGTGAAGGGGAGAAATGGGCATTTGTCAAATGCAGAGGCATCAAAATTGATTGCCCAAGTGCTTAATGAAAAATTAAAAAAAGTCTATTTGATGCATATAAGCAAAGATAACAATACGCCTGAATTGGCATACAATTCACTGTATGAAATTTTAGAGCGGGAAAATAAAAGTCATTTGGAAATTGAAGTTATTGATGAAAAAGGAACGGAAATTTATAAAATATAA
- a CDS encoding competence protein ComE: MAFDNDYYYGNNRAKITRKIIFRGVVFLIVLFIAIFNVIILFSRKVDKLINADIQVETVKLQNAVKKFQEVTGANPKLAGLEDNLKSVKSADGKYNFETFYGSEKIYEIPESIKDDREQSNRIVTKKDKKGGWVYDEVKGTISPNI; the protein is encoded by the coding sequence ATGGCTTTCGATAATGATTATTATTATGGGAATAATAGGGCAAAAATAACTAGAAAGATTATTTTTCGAGGAGTAGTCTTTCTTATAGTTTTATTTATTGCAATTTTTAATGTTATTATACTTTTTTCAAGAAAAGTTGATAAACTTATAAATGCAGATATTCAAGTGGAAACTGTGAAATTGCAAAATGCAGTAAAGAAATTTCAGGAAGTAACAGGTGCAAATCCTAAATTGGCAGGGCTTGAAGACAATCTTAAAAGTGTGAAAAGTGCAGATGGAAAATATAATTTTGAAACTTTTTATGGAAGTGAAAAAATTTATGAAATTCCTGAAAGTATAAAGGATGACAGGGAACAAAGCAATAGAATTGTGACAAAAAAGGATAAAAAAGGCGGATGGGTTTACGATGAAGTGAAGGGAACTATTTCGCCAAATATTTAG
- the yqeH gene encoding ribosome biogenesis GTPase YqeH, translating into MIKKKCSGCGIELQFEDKNKEGYVPEEKFVMQDNLLCQRCFKIKNYGENLVNNFSREDYLKEVNESVKKSDIILPIFDIIDFEGSFTEEILDYLRDYRSIILVNKIDLMPDFIHPAEISNWIKDRLAEEDIVPDDIAFISAKSKYGINGIIRKIKNIFPNKKVKATVLGVSNAGKSSVINLLLGNNRITTSKYSGTTLKSINNKIPNSEITIIDTPGLIPDGRISDLISVESGLKLVPAGEISRKTFKLEENQVFMFDAFCRFKVLGNELLESGSKPIFSAYASKSVKFHVTREERVEDLLNGSFFEILQKDEKEKYFQNEFVTCEVEIEENEELAIAGLGWINVKRGPLKIQLEIPKQVKVIVRPSIFKNKK; encoded by the coding sequence TTGATTAAAAAGAAATGTAGTGGCTGCGGGATTGAGCTGCAGTTTGAAGATAAAAATAAGGAGGGGTATGTTCCTGAAGAAAAATTTGTGATGCAGGATAATTTGCTTTGTCAAAGATGCTTTAAGATTAAAAATTATGGGGAAAATCTTGTAAATAATTTTAGCAGGGAGGATTATCTGAAGGAAGTAAATGAAAGTGTGAAAAAGTCAGATATAATATTGCCAATTTTTGATATTATTGACTTTGAAGGTTCATTTACTGAGGAAATTCTGGATTATTTGAGGGATTATAGATCAATAATTTTGGTTAATAAAATTGATCTTATGCCTGATTTTATACATCCAGCAGAAATTTCAAACTGGATAAAGGACAGGCTTGCTGAAGAGGATATTGTGCCTGATGACATTGCCTTTATTAGTGCTAAAAGCAAATATGGAATAAATGGGATAATTAGAAAAATTAAAAATATTTTTCCAAACAAAAAGGTTAAGGCAACAGTTCTGGGAGTTTCAAATGCTGGGAAATCTTCAGTTATAAATTTACTTTTGGGAAATAATAGAATAACAACTTCAAAATATTCAGGGACAACTTTAAAGTCAATTAATAATAAAATTCCAAATAGTGAAATTACGATAATTGATACGCCTGGGCTTATTCCAGATGGGAGAATTTCTGATTTGATTAGCGTGGAAAGTGGATTGAAACTTGTGCCAGCGGGGGAAATTTCAAGAAAAACTTTTAAACTGGAAGAAAATCAAGTGTTTATGTTTGATGCTTTCTGCAGATTTAAAGTGTTGGGAAATGAACTTTTGGAAAGTGGAAGCAAGCCGATTTTCTCTGCTTATGCTTCAAAAAGCGTGAAATTTCATGTGACTCGTGAGGAAAGAGTGGAAGACTTGCTGAATGGGAGTTTTTTTGAAATTTTGCAAAAGGATGAAAAGGAAAAATATTTTCAAAATGAATTTGTAACTTGTGAAGTTGAAATTGAAGAAAATGAGGAACTGGCAATTGCGGGGCTTGGATGGATTAACGTTAAAAGAGGGCCTTTAAAGATCCAGCTGGAAATTCCAAAGCAGGTAAAAGTGATTGTGAGACCATCAATTTTTAAGAATAAAAAATAA
- the xerA gene encoding site-specific tyrosine recombinase/integron integrase — MENDINDKLTKGNNEDEQEIRRNENLVMYVDKFLYYEEVILGKSFNTIRGYRRDLLQFMEYLEEYEEIHNFEEIEMMTFRSFIAYLNSPKRLEKDENVKSSNKKAKLKPVSKRSINRKISALRTFFKYLQEIKVIETNKASYINVPKFEKELPNVINRDDLNNLRHVINTEKITGIRDRLIIELLYSSGLRSIELINLSEFMIDIEEREIRVVGKGDKERITFFSENAKKWLIKYIEEKKKQYANYTREVLIVNSKGKKLTTRSLRRLISAHAHEAGIEKEITPHVFRHSFATELLNNGVDIRYLQELLGHSSIAATQVYTHVSKSLLRDIYMSTHPLSKE; from the coding sequence ATGGAAAATGATATAAATGATAAATTGACAAAGGGAAATAATGAAGATGAACAAGAAATTAGAAGAAATGAAAATCTTGTGATGTATGTGGATAAATTTTTATATTATGAAGAAGTTATTCTTGGTAAGAGTTTCAATACAATTAGAGGTTATCGGCGAGATTTGCTTCAGTTTATGGAGTATCTTGAGGAATATGAAGAAATTCATAATTTTGAGGAAATTGAAATGATGACTTTCAGATCATTTATTGCCTATTTAAATTCTCCTAAAAGGCTTGAAAAAGATGAAAATGTAAAAAGTTCCAATAAAAAGGCAAAATTAAAGCCTGTTTCTAAAAGAAGCATAAATAGGAAAATTTCAGCGCTAAGGACATTTTTTAAATATCTTCAGGAAATAAAAGTTATTGAAACAAATAAGGCTTCTTATATAAATGTCCCGAAATTTGAAAAGGAATTGCCGAATGTGATTAATCGAGATGATTTGAATAATTTAAGGCATGTTATAAATACAGAGAAAATTACCGGAATTCGTGACAGATTGATTATTGAATTGCTTTATTCCAGCGGACTTCGTTCAATTGAACTTATCAATTTAAGTGAATTTATGATTGATATTGAAGAACGGGAAATTCGGGTTGTTGGAAAGGGTGACAAGGAACGGATTACTTTCTTTAGTGAAAATGCGAAAAAGTGGCTTATAAAGTACATAGAAGAAAAAAAGAAGCAGTATGCTAATTATACTAGGGAAGTGCTTATTGTAAACAGTAAAGGGAAAAAATTGACGACACGTTCACTTAGAAGGCTGATTTCAGCACATGCACATGAGGCTGGAATAGAAAAGGAAATAACGCCGCATGTATTTAGACATTCGTTTGCAACGGAACTTTTGAATAATGGCGTAGATATTCGGTATTTGCAGGAACTTCTGGGGCATAGCAGCATTGCTGCGACACAAGTTTATACACATGTGAGCAAATCTTTGTTGCGGGATATTTATATGAGTACGCATCCGTTATCTAAGGAATAA
- the rph gene encoding ribonuclease PH: MRNNNRRNDEMREVKVTKNYIIHPEGSVLIEFGNTKVICNATIEEKIPRWLKGTNSGWITAEYSMLPRATHTRVQRESAKGKLSGRTMEIQRLIGRALRAAIDLEKLGERTVMIDCDVIQADGGTRTASITGAYLALELAVEKLIDQGKLKEIPIKSKVAAISVGKVHNELLLDLEYEEDSKADVDMNIVMNDKGEFIELQGTGEEATFTQAELLKFIELSKNAFDKLFSL; this comes from the coding sequence GTGAGAAATAATAATAGAAGAAATGATGAAATGCGTGAAGTGAAAGTGACTAAAAATTATATTATTCATCCAGAAGGTTCAGTTTTAATCGAATTTGGAAATACAAAAGTTATTTGTAATGCTACAATTGAGGAAAAAATTCCAAGATGGCTAAAGGGAACAAATTCAGGCTGGATAACTGCTGAATACAGCATGCTTCCCAGAGCTACGCATACACGTGTCCAAAGGGAGTCAGCAAAGGGAAAGCTTAGCGGAAGAACTATGGAAATTCAGCGTTTAATTGGAAGGGCATTGAGAGCAGCAATAGATTTGGAAAAACTGGGAGAAAGAACAGTAATGATTGACTGCGATGTGATTCAGGCTGATGGCGGAACTAGAACGGCTTCAATAACAGGGGCTTATCTTGCTTTGGAACTGGCAGTTGAAAAGCTGATTGATCAGGGAAAGTTAAAGGAAATTCCGATAAAATCAAAAGTTGCGGCAATAAGTGTTGGAAAAGTGCATAATGAGCTGCTTCTTGACTTGGAATATGAAGAGGATTCAAAGGCTGACGTGGATATGAACATTGTAATGAATGACAAGGGAGAATTTATCGAATTGCAAGGAACAGGAGAAGAAGCAACATTTACACAGGCTGAACTTTTAAAATTTATAGAACTTTCAAAAAATGCTTTTGATAAATTATTTAGTTTATAA
- the glyA gene encoding serine hydroxymethyltransferase gives MSYIKDVDLEVYNAITEEEKRQEEGIELIASENFVSKAVMEAAGSVFTNKYAEGYPGKRYYGGCVNADVVESLAIERLKKLFGAKYANVQPHSGSQANMGVYVGLLNAGDKILGMSLSAGGHLTHGYKINFSGKNYIGLEYGLNPETELIDYEAVREIALREKPKMIVAGASAYSRIIDFKKFKEIADEVGAYLMVDMAHIAGLVAAGLHPNPLEYADVVTSTTHKTLRGPRGGVILTNNEEIAKKIDKTIFPGIQGGPLVHIIAAKAVAFKEALSPEYKEYQEQVAKNAKVLSEELTKGGLRIVSGGTDNHLMLVDLRPMGVTGKLAEAKLEEAGITCNKNAIPNDPEKPFITSGIRLGTPAITTRGFKEDETRQVAQFILTVLGNINDSEKIAQVKEQVFKLTEKFPLYKGK, from the coding sequence ATGAGCTATATAAAAGATGTTGATTTGGAAGTGTATAATGCGATTACGGAAGAAGAAAAAAGACAAGAAGAGGGGATTGAGTTAATTGCATCGGAAAACTTTGTTTCAAAGGCTGTGATGGAAGCGGCTGGGTCTGTGTTTACTAATAAATATGCGGAAGGTTATCCTGGTAAAAGATATTATGGTGGATGTGTAAATGCTGATGTGGTGGAAAGTCTTGCGATTGAAAGATTGAAAAAACTATTTGGGGCAAAATATGCTAATGTTCAGCCACATTCTGGATCTCAAGCGAATATGGGAGTTTATGTTGGATTGCTTAATGCTGGGGATAAGATTTTGGGAATGAGTCTTAGCGCTGGTGGGCATTTGACTCATGGTTATAAAATTAATTTTTCTGGGAAGAACTATATTGGGCTTGAATATGGACTGAATCCTGAAACAGAACTGATTGATTATGAAGCAGTAAGGGAAATTGCATTGAGGGAAAAACCTAAAATGATAGTTGCTGGAGCGAGCGCTTATTCAAGAATAATTGACTTTAAGAAATTTAAAGAAATTGCTGATGAAGTTGGGGCATATTTAATGGTGGATATGGCTCATATTGCTGGACTTGTTGCAGCTGGACTTCATCCAAATCCATTGGAATATGCAGATGTTGTAACTTCTACAACTCATAAAACATTAAGAGGGCCTCGTGGTGGAGTAATCTTGACAAATAATGAAGAAATTGCCAAGAAAATTGACAAGACAATATTTCCTGGAATACAAGGAGGACCATTGGTTCATATAATCGCAGCAAAAGCAGTTGCATTTAAAGAGGCGCTTAGTCCCGAATACAAAGAATATCAGGAACAAGTTGCAAAAAATGCAAAAGTTTTGTCTGAAGAACTTACAAAAGGTGGACTTAGAATCGTAAGCGGCGGAACTGACAACCATTTAATGCTTGTAGATTTACGTCCAATGGGAGTTACTGGGAAGTTAGCTGAAGCAAAATTGGAAGAGGCTGGAATAACTTGTAACAAAAATGCTATTCCAAATGATCCTGAAAAACCGTTTATTACAAGTGGAATAAGATTAGGAACGCCTGCAATTACAACTCGTGGATTTAAGGAAGATGAAACAAGACAAGTGGCGCAGTTTATATTGACAGTTTTAGGAAATATAAATGACAGTGAAAAAATTGCCCAAGTGAAAGAACAAGTTTTCAAATTGACAGAAAAATTTCCACTTTATAAGGGAAAATAA
- a CDS encoding VacJ family lipoprotein, with translation MARKNKLLILGAMFAITAVGKAELMEIKNEDTVMFLEESRKEANDDLFIKFEDGKVAQIPDKNIDLVERTNVKTKKNKSDLNKYIAIEQDGYGVLAENLEELNEDYIVSSQVFQLTGINDSMEPFNRRMYAFNTQLDRKIAYPASRIYAAAVPKPVRKGISNFYNNFKEIPTFVNSVLQLKPGKAANALGRFVVNSTAGLLGVTDVAKNIGLRSDPETMGDTLGHYGIGTGSFLVLPVLGPSTVRDAVGSTADAAMEGAARGVVDKKLFFDTGIFDKTVYGFTRPVVTGLNARSILSIKYGDLNSPFEYDLVKALYYNYRKIQVMK, from the coding sequence ATGGCAAGAAAAAATAAACTATTAATACTTGGGGCTATGTTTGCCATTACAGCAGTTGGAAAAGCTGAACTGATGGAAATAAAAAATGAAGATACTGTAATGTTCCTGGAGGAAAGCCGCAAAGAGGCAAATGATGATCTTTTTATTAAGTTTGAAGATGGGAAAGTGGCTCAGATACCTGATAAAAATATTGATTTAGTTGAAAGAACGAATGTTAAAACAAAGAAAAATAAATCTGATTTGAATAAGTATATTGCAATTGAGCAGGATGGATATGGAGTATTAGCAGAAAATTTAGAAGAGCTGAATGAAGATTACATTGTATCAAGTCAAGTGTTTCAGCTGACTGGAATAAATGATTCTATGGAGCCTTTTAATAGAAGAATGTATGCTTTTAATACACAGCTTGACAGAAAGATAGCTTATCCGGCTTCACGTATATATGCGGCAGCTGTTCCAAAACCAGTGAGAAAGGGAATTTCAAATTTTTATAATAATTTTAAGGAAATACCGACATTTGTAAATTCAGTTTTACAATTAAAACCTGGAAAAGCTGCAAATGCGCTTGGAAGATTTGTGGTAAATTCAACTGCCGGGTTATTGGGAGTAACTGATGTCGCTAAAAATATTGGGCTAAGAAGCGATCCTGAAACAATGGGAGATACTTTAGGGCATTATGGAATAGGAACAGGGTCTTTTTTGGTTTTGCCGGTATTAGGCCCAAGCACTGTTAGGGATGCAGTTGGAAGTACGGCAGATGCGGCAATGGAAGGTGCAGCAAGAGGTGTTGTGGATAAAAAGCTGTTTTTTGATACAGGAATCTTTGATAAAACTGTATATGGGTTTACAAGACCAGTTGTAACAGGGCTAAATGCACGTTCTATACTTAGTATAAAATATGGAGATTTAAATTCTCCGTTTGAATATGATTTAGTAAAAGCTCTTTACTATAATTATAGAAAAATACAAGTTATGAAATAA
- a CDS encoding alpha/beta hydrolase: MLKKILGLIMMLAFSTIGLAETDVSQIASDYPYKESAIMATVLGTPAEQQYKFKNPKGPKVRKFTTTKKIPEILRQWKDYEYGVWTQKDKKAPLIILISGTGSVYNSGMSLYLANVFYDRGYNVIDFSSPTTMPYIVSQSKNAYAGYIKDETAQLYDLIQKAILREKSDGMKINKTYIGGYSLGGFQSLLIHEMDEKNNRKIGIEKSLLLNSPISILTATKKLDGYLIKNGVYDARSLEKYLDTIFSKLVYDKSMQIKDMEFSSLTTTLGKLGLGEKDFEILTGLLFRFYSANMTFAGEVFSGNNAVGRLSNKKSYKRFDSVSNEFREGLSVSFDEYAKEILYPYLKKFKYPDLDFNKFIDDFDLRSSQDFINRNNKNIVFITSTNDILLEKEDLDYIKNTFSNRVLIPFGGHTGALWHKDVANLMVDKLEEK; the protein is encoded by the coding sequence ATGTTAAAAAAAATATTGGGTTTGATAATGATGCTTGCATTTTCAACTATTGGACTTGCTGAAACGGATGTATCGCAAATTGCGAGTGATTATCCATATAAGGAAAGTGCCATAATGGCGACTGTTCTTGGAACGCCTGCAGAACAGCAGTATAAATTTAAAAATCCAAAGGGGCCAAAAGTAAGGAAATTTACCACAACAAAAAAAATTCCTGAAATACTAAGACAGTGGAAGGATTATGAATATGGCGTTTGGACTCAGAAAGACAAGAAAGCGCCGCTAATAATTTTAATTTCAGGAACAGGTTCAGTTTATAACAGCGGGATGTCACTTTATTTGGCAAATGTATTTTATGACAGAGGGTATAATGTAATTGACTTCAGTTCACCTACTACAATGCCTTATATCGTAAGTCAAAGTAAAAATGCCTATGCTGGATATATAAAAGATGAAACTGCACAATTGTATGATTTGATACAGAAAGCTATCTTAAGGGAAAAAAGCGATGGAATGAAAATTAACAAGACTTATATTGGAGGTTACAGCCTAGGTGGATTTCAGTCATTGTTAATTCATGAAATGGATGAAAAAAATAATAGAAAAATTGGAATTGAAAAATCTCTTTTATTAAATTCGCCAATCAGTATTTTGACAGCAACGAAAAAACTAGACGGATATTTGATAAAAAATGGAGTTTATGACGCGAGAAGCCTGGAAAAATATTTAGATACAATATTTAGCAAACTTGTTTATGATAAATCAATGCAAATAAAAGATATGGAGTTTTCAAGCTTGACAACTACATTAGGGAAGTTAGGACTTGGAGAAAAGGATTTTGAAATACTTACAGGGTTATTATTTAGATTTTATTCGGCAAATATGACTTTCGCGGGAGAAGTATTTAGCGGGAATAATGCTGTTGGAAGACTTTCAAACAAAAAATCATATAAGAGATTTGATTCTGTGTCTAATGAATTTAGAGAAGGGCTGTCGGTTTCATTTGATGAATATGCAAAGGAAATTCTATATCCTTATTTGAAAAAATTTAAATATCCTGATCTTGATTTTAATAAATTTATAGATGATTTTGACTTGAGAAGCAGTCAGGATTTTATCAATAGAAATAATAAAAACATTGTATTTATTACTTCGACAAATGATATTTTGCTTGAAAAAGAAGATTTGGATTACATAAAAAATACATTTTCAAATAGAGTATTAATACCGTTTGGAGGTCATACAGGAGCTCTTTGGCATAAGGATGTGGCAAATTTGATGGTAGATAAATTGGAGGAAAAATAA